Genomic segment of Panicum virgatum strain AP13 chromosome 9N, P.virgatum_v5, whole genome shotgun sequence:
tggctccgccactgccccTGTAGTAGTTGTCGCGGTAATACTCCAAATCCATGGACATAGTTGTGGTGGTGGTATAATAGCGTCTGATAGCTTCTTGGCCCCGAAGCGCCTCCACGCACAGTAGAGAAGAAAGAATATCTTGCTTAAGACTAGGATGACTAAGCCAACTAGGATGTCTGCCCTAGCAACATGGCCTAAGCTGTTTCACTTCATTTTGATTGGTGTCAGCGTAATGAGCTATCAGTGTGCTGCCCAATATTTTATACTAGGACAGATTGAAATGAGTATAAAGACATGCCCTCAGCTCAGACGTGTCTCTCGATAACAATTGAAAACGTGATGTATCCAACTGATATTCAACCTGCAGCAGAGGAGCTGCTCGATATTCCACCAACGAATTATCTAACTGATATTGAACCTTCAGCCTCGATGGCAATTCTAGCGGCGGGAGGTTGAATAGTTTCGTGCTTCCATTAAATGAATAATGTCGCGTAGATATCAGACGGGAAAAGATGAGCACGTTAGTTATGTATTTAGGCGCGGGGTGCAGAGTCGTCCCTTTTAAAATATCAACACACATTACTAGAACATTAGGCTTGCGTTGCGCGCCCTATCAATGACCATCATAACAGAAACAAATGTAGATTTCAATAGAGATTAAAATATGCATAATTCTTTCTAAGTTTTATTACAACAACATAGACCAACTGCAACTGGAACAAGAGAAGCCAATTCCTGGAACCAACGTTCTAACAATTGGAGTTCAAACTGAAAAATAATTTGCTCACACAATAGAAGAATAGATTAACATTCTAGAATTCCTAATCACTGATATCTCAGAGTAAAATGCTCTGATTCTGATTGCATTTGGCAATGCTATTGTCATCAAATACATCACTGTCAAATAAAAAACATTTTCCTAATTGATGTTTGTGCATGCCAATCTGGAATTTTATACTAGCAAATTGCTTTAGGTTTGTAGTGCACTTTTGGGTAGCAAAAAAAAGTAGCCTTTTCTTTTCGTTTTGCATTGATTTTCTATAGGAATTTGATCTAATTTTATCAACAAATTATACAATATACAATGGTTTTCTTTTTATTGAGGTGGGTTGTGGCCCTTGCCAGTACCCCTCAGTTTTGCCGCTTGTTAGTTAGAAGAAATTTTCATTCTGCAGTTTGGTTAGGCATTGTGCCTGCCTTACGAACCTAATCTCATATGAGTGAACCTCACCACTACAATCTCTGGCCACAACTCCAACCCCATCGACTATCTCCTCCAAGCCGGTTTGGGCTGAGCAGATGAATAGGGAGATCATGACGGAGGATTTCCGCCCTCTAGTCGCGGCGGCTGCCCCCCCTACACGGGCAGGTCCAGAAATTGGAGGTAGGGTTCTCCTTCCTCCGGcccctcctttttctcttcatctctcttttttctcctcctctccctccttcctccatCTATTTTCCATGGAGTTCTTGGGGGTAGGGGGCTTGAGCCCTCAGCCCCCACGCTGGCTCCGCCGCTAGTTTGTATCCCTGTGTGTTAGAAGTTCCATAGAGTAAAACCACTTTAGTCTACATTCGTTAAGATCTAATCTATTGTGTAGTATCTGTGTGCAACGAAGACAGTGGGAGAAAGACTATACCGCCACCGACGGCTCCAGACAATATGACATACTCAAGTTCATCTACCTGTCTGTAGTTTAGATTCAGATGTAGCATTTGCTAATTTATTCATGTTCCTATTCATGTATATTTTACACAAACTTCAACAGTTCAAACAAATCCACCCAGTTCAACTTGATTTTAAGCGCACATGTGGACGCAACACCCACCAGTCAGCCTTTTCTTGGCCTCCACGTCAACATGATTGAAAATAATGCTATGTGTAACAGTTATGGTCGTAGTGGATGTGGTTGGAGTTCAACAACATCCCCCCGCATGAGAGGGAAGCACCCACTCCACGTGTGCATCTAAAACTAACCTGAATTGGATTGAAAATTAAACTCAATAGAATAATAAATTGCGTAAAGGAAACtttattatttttgaaaaaaaatgaaatgttATCTGACTTGTCATTTGGCGTAGAATTTGACAATGGTTGCAAACTTAGCATATGTACCGGAAATGTTGTGTCATATAGTTTCAAATTCTCAGCCCTGGTGCTCGTATTTGTATTTTCTTTGAATTTGTTATAGGAATTAATAGTGTGGCCGTGATGTACATCGATGATCAGACACATGTTCCTACAAAAATTTGCGTGCATATTAGATATTTGTACGGGTGTTTATACATGCTCACGTGCGTGTATTGATTGAGAAAGAAAACGGGGGAATTTGACTCGGGCTCCCTGAACTTGAAACCAGCCCCGGATCGGTCTTCTCGCCCATGGCGCGTACGGGGGGGTTGCAAAGGCCGTTCCTGGGCTGGATTCGTCGGGCTTGAACTGCAACAAGGCGGCCCAACACCGCCTAAAGTATGCGCTCATGCCTTTATTACGGTTTGCCAGCTAACATGCCTTGTTTGCCTGCTCGGTTTCGGTCGGTCGCCTCCCCTCCTCTTTTCCTCCTCCGCTCCTCCCCTTCTCCGTGCGGGAAGGCAGGCAAGCTCAGACCGGGGGCGTGAAATCCGacgccctccctctctcgccgaGCGGCGGGTAGGCTTCGTCCGCGTCTTCTTTCTCATCGTCTCCGCCGAACGGCTTCGGCTCCGACCACCTTCGGCTGTCCCGCGGTTcgttcctcctccgccgccgctcccaacTCACCAACCCTAATCCCCCGAATCGCTTCTCCTCCCGCCCCCCTGTGGATATGGCAGATCATCACCCACCCCGgcgttaattttttttcttgtaatAAGGTTCGGACGTTTGGTAACGAATCTCGTTTTCCTTCTGCCCAGGGTTTCCAATACGATTTCACCCCGACCGATCGATTCGATTCCATGGCCGGCTGGAGCAattccaccggcggcggcggcgggcgaggagcaggaggaagaGGGTTCACGAATCGACACTTCACTAATTATACCAGTGACATGATGCACGGTGGTtccagcagcggcggcaggtGGAGAGACAGGTCGAGGGGGAGGCCGCCCCCGCAGCCTCACTATTGCTACCGCCCTGTAGATGCTGCTCATCGCCAAGCCCAACCCGTATCTGAACAACaggcggcctcctccgcctccagtCGCATCCAACAGCGAACATATCCGATCCCAGCGGCAGACAAGTCATCTGCCTCTGGAACTGCGGCTCCTCCCAGCACCAGGGAGCCCGATGACAATGCTACCCGCAGTGCTGCCAACTTTGAGTGCAACGTCTGCTTTGACATGGCTGCCGAACCCGTCGTCACCAAGTGCGGCCATCTCTTCTGCTGGGAGTGCCTCTATCAGTGGCTCCATGTTCACTCCAACCACCGTGAGTGCCCTGTTTGCAAGGGCCAGGTCGCCGACGACGCTATCATACCCATCTATGGCCGTGGTGGCTCTGCAGCCTCTGTGGACAACGCACCACCAAGGCCCACCGGAGCTAGAGTCGAGAGCtccaggcagcagcagcagctgctgccaaCTTTCCCTCCCACCGTATATttggatgatgatgaagaagaccCCTTTGATTTCCCAGGCATGATGAACTTTGGTTTTGGAGCTACAGCTACCTCAATCAGAGATGCTGTTATGAGCTTCATGCCTCCCAGCTTTCAAGACATGGCACTCGAAGAGTTTGATGACTACTCTTATGAGTATGACACCGATGACTTTGATGACTACAATTGGCTGGGCTTTCCGGTGTTTGGATCTGCTGGGGCTGAGGCTGGCAATCCCATTTCTTCACAGGCACATGCTGATATGATCAATATTAGGAATAACATTGTTGGCACTACCACTGGCATGTATCATCAGCAAGAAATTGGCTACCCTGGTGCGAACCCTAATAACAGAGGGAGACGTCGCCGTAATCGTGCAAGGCCATCAGCAGATCAGTTGAGCACCAATGGGATGGTGATGGGTGGCAGCGGTGCCTTCTACCGTGACAACGGTGCCAGTTATAATGTTACCGCAGGTGCTTCTTCTCGGCCTAATGGCGGCTGGGTTGAGAGACgaggaagaagcagcaggaATTCAAATTCAGCTGGTGGAAGAGGAGGGATGCAGGATAGCAGGAGACAGAGGACAAATTACAATTGATGCTAATATTCGGTGAGGCTCGATGACAGCAGGGTTGagataaacaaacaaagttgtcaatccttcttcttttttcgtTTCTCTCTCTTCATCCTTTTGTAGTCTGTGGCTATGTGCAGCCTTGGTAAACATACTGGTtgcattttctttcttttccctgATGGAATGTGTGGTAGATTGGCTGAAATACTCTGCTTGCTGTTAGTACATTCGATACCTGCACTAGAGTCAAGCTTTGGCACTGGACCAGTTAATACATGAGTTAGCCGCCTTGTTAATTTAACTCTGCAGCGCAGGCAAAAAATTGTAGCAGGCGGTACTTTCTGCTCAATTCTATGAGGAAGCATGAGTATTCAGATCTTTTTttcttagtgatgactagaaGCAGGAACCAATTGATTTATTTTGTGTTCACTTTATATCATGGTCAATTCAAATGTCTGGAGAGCTAGTCCACTGGAATTGGATTTCAAACATTGGAAGGATAGGTTTAAGTTTTTATTCTGTTTGATTCATATTCGCTTCTATCACACAAATACTAATGCATGGATCAGTTAACTGCGTATGTTTCTCCAACGGGTAGGGTACCTAACAATAAGCCTAAAAACTAGTAAAGCTGAAACAAGAAATGATAAGAGTACAGGATAAGCTGCTGACAATGAGCATGTTGAAGACTAGGGGCCTAGTTGTCGTCTCCGTAGGCGAGGAAGCGGTAGCGCTCCTCGTAGGGGCCGTCGAAGTAGAGGTCGGCCTCGAACCAGCGCGGGTACCTGACGAGGTCCCCAGCGACGAAGTGCATGTAGTCGTCGCCgtggacggcgccggcggggatgaCCTTGACCTCGCCGGACACGATGTACACGAGCTGGTCCACCTGCCAGTCCCACGGCATCCGGCACCGCCCGCCCGTGCGCCACAACGACCATGTCTCCAtcatgcgcagcgccgccgcgcgcgcccgcgccgccgcgccgcgctccaCGCGCACCTTGTACACGTCCTCCAGGGGCCGCCCcagcagcgcgccgccgccaccgccggcgacgacgacgtctCCTGATGCCGCTTCTGCGGCCGCTCGTAGCTTTCCTCCTCCTTGTCCTCCTCTAGCGGAGCTGATTGCAAGACTAGGAAGCGGAGGCGGCCGCCTGTGCGCCGCGGGGAGCACGAGGCGGAACCCGCCagtgctggtggcggcggcggcgggcatcaTCGTGGCTCTCCTCTCTTTTTCCCTCCCTTCTGTGCTTTGGCTTGGTTCCTATGCTATAGCGTGAAGAAGCGACCCGCCTTATCCTCTGGGTCTCTTCTGCCTTGCTCTATTCCTCTATACTCGGCACAAAGTCTCCAATGAGACGATCATCATTTCCGCTCGAAAACGACAATCATTTCAGCAGAACAGACGAGACAAGCAACTCCTCTTGCATCTCAACGAATAGTGCATAGTCGTGTCTCGCCACTCGACACTTCGACAGGCAGTAGCGCATGGAAAGCACGTAGGGGTTCCATTTCTTCAGTTTCCAAACCACAAGAGCCAATTGTCATCAGTGGTAGTATTTACAGTCACTCCCACACAATGGAttgtagtgatgatgatgatgtactCTCCCGTCTCAACTAGCAGACGAGTCAGATAACACCACCCCTACCCTTTCTTCCAAACGCAAATCACCACCAACACCACCATATCGCCGACCGGTACTTACTACAACTCTGCCAACCTAGGGTTGCCAGATGCATCACCCAGTCCATACTCCATAGCTGGAATAGCCAACCAGCAATTGGGGAAACATGAAAATAAGGAAACAAAGAGTGCAAGCGCATGGCCTGAATCGCGAGATGATCCTTCAATGGGCGTATCACGAGGATCAATCACGAGGATCAAATTTCTGTTCGTCCTGTTACATGTAGTTTCAGGATGATGATGTTGAGGTTATCCGTCCAGAGGCTCGCATTTCGTCCAGGGTAGTCGCTAGCCAGTCCAGCCCTTCATACAGGCCATCTCCTTTCAGAGCACATGTGCCCTGGATGTGCCAGACGCGGTTAGTCAGGTCGTACAGCCCGAGGCCCTCGCACACCTCCATCGGGGTCATTGCTCCCCTCTGCATTAACAGGCGCATCACCAGAGTGAGCAACAGTTGGGTAAAAACGAAAATACCATAGATATAACAGACTCCAAATACTATCATAGCATGAAGGATGTTAAACAACGTGAAACACATACCCTGCAAACTTTATGttaaaacaaacaaacagaCAGCCAACATATTGACACCTTCTGTTCAAAATGAAACACAGGGCAGCTATTGTCAGAACAGTCATGGGCATGGCCGCAGACTTTGGCAAGGATGAGAATTTGCAGGTGTATACATATGGATGAACCTTATTCATTAACATTACATGCACACACAAAGAACCATGCTCAAACAGGGAAAACCATGATTTTGGACAGAAAAATTCAAGGAGTTCAGAAACAACGCACATTTCCATTAGAAAAAATCACAATATAAAACAAAGGTTTGAGAGAAAGCATTGCTAACATACCATATCTTGCTTGTTAGCAAACACCAAAAGTACACTGTTAAGCATAAAAGGGTCATTGATTATAGCCTGAAAGAGATAACATCCCAACAGGTTAGAACAGACATCACAAAGAATTTCACTGTACAGAGGTACCCTGTAGTAAAAGATATAAACCTGAAACTCTGCTCTGGCTCTCCCGATTCTCTCTCTATCCAGTGAATCAACCACGTAAATCTGCAAATTAAGCAAATAATGAGGACGGTCATAGATTTCAAGAAACCAGTCTCTACTACAAATCAATGCCAAGTAAATAAACCAAGGTTGAGCTATAGCATAATTCATGAAGATCTTGACAGCTACAAACCATGAGCTTACTTACGGCAATATTACTCTTTCTGGTTTCACTAAGTAAGACCATCAAGACCAATAAATATGCCAAAGTAAAATAGGCTCAGAGGGCAAAATAGGCTCAAGTTATGAATCCACAACAATGAAGTCAGTTGACCTATTCTTGCGAGTGGTACTGGATTTGCAAACTGAACTACAAATACTAAATTAGAAGCGGGAGAACAAAGTGGAACAAACAATATGGAACAAGCAGCTCCATGTTAAATTGTTACTGTGAATAGATTTTAATTTTATGCTGCTAGAGAAACAGAAATGAGAATAAATGACCAGAGCATCTGTATTGGTGAAGTAGTGCCTCCACAAGGGCCTCAGTTTCTCCTGGCCGCCGACATCCCACACAGTGAAAACTACATTCTTGTACTGAACCTTCTCAACATTGAAGCCTACAACATGATAAAGGCCATGGTGTCACCAAACACGTGAATGAACGAAGCTATCAATACGATAGCTGCTaagttggaaaaaaaaatatatagttGGCTAAGGTTGAAAACCAAAGGAACGAAACACAAGCAGACAGGTAATAGAGTTGTACCGATGGTAGGGACGGTGGAGAGAACTTCGCCAATGTGCAGCTTATAGAGTATGGTGGTTTTTCCAGCTGCATCCAACCCAAGCATCACCACCTGAAAGCAACCGAGCGGGTGTCCTATCAGATGCGTGTTCGTTAAACAAGGGTGGTGGTACCAATCTCAAAGTATACGGAAGAGGAAACTAAAACATGGAAGCATAATCAATCAATGTTAGGAAGATAGAGACATGGTTGAAACACTTAGGCCCACTTGAAGTGGCGTGGCACTGCACACGCAATTAAAACACCTACTCGGCTTAGTCCAGCTAATAAGTGAAGTAAGAATCCATCGATATCATTGGGCATAAGTATGATTTTATACGGTCTATGAAAGATCGCAGCGCGCCCTGGCTCGTCACTCATCCATTGCCTCTCCTAGTCTCCTTGGATGGTAATGATCCGCTACTAATTCAGTACAAGAATCAAATCTATGACTGTCACAGACAGGTAAGATTAGCACAGGACACCATGGCCGGCCAGCATCATGACTCATCATTTCCGCGCGCCTTTGGATGTTATTGAATGGTCGCCAACCAATACAAAGCTGGCAGATTGTTGGCGAAAGACATGATTCACTACCAATTCAGTACTAAGTGAAATCAATGCTACGATAAGACCGCGACATGCCCGCACCCGCCCGCACCTGCGAACAGATCGGTTCACCGAGGAACCCCGATTCATTGCAGTGTCCTACATCGGGAAGCGGAAAGGGGAAGAGCGAAAGAGGGGGCAGCGTACCCGCATCTCCTTGTTGCCGAAGAAGGCATCGAAGAGCTTCCGGAACGCCTGCCCCATCTCCTGGCCTCGGGCTGGGCGAGTTGTGCCCCCGACCGGAGCCTTCTGCGCCCTCGATCCAACCGGATCTGCGAGGCCGCCGCGCGGGAGGGTGCGGGGGCGAAGAGAGGGCGGGGTCGGCgacggggaggcgcggcgccccGGATGGAAGGTTCTAGAAGGCCCCGAGGGCGGGCGGGCTAGGTTTTGGGGAAggatcggcggcggcaaggACGAGGGCTCGTGCTGTGG
This window contains:
- the LOC120687992 gene encoding uncharacterized protein LOC120687992 — translated: MAGWSNSTGGGGGRGAGGRGFTNRHFTNYTSDMMHGGSSSGGRWRDRSRGRPPPQPHYCYRPVDAAHRQAQPVSEQQAASSASSRIQQRTYPIPAADKSSASGTAAPPSTREPDDNATRSAANFECNVCFDMAAEPVVTKCGHLFCWECLYQWLHVHSNHRECPVCKGQVADDAIIPIYGRGGSAASVDNAPPRPTGARVESSRQQQQLLPTFPPTVYLDDDEEDPFDFPGMMNFGFGATATSIRDAVMSFMPPSFQDMALEEFDDYSYEYDTDDFDDYNWLGFPVFGSAGAEAGNPISSQAHADMINIRNNIVGTTTGMYHQQEIGYPGANPNNRGRRRRNRARPSADQLSTNGMVMGGSGAFYRDNGASYNVTAGASSRPNGGWVERRGRSSRNSNSAGGRGGMQDSRRQRTNYN
- the LOC120687994 gene encoding uncharacterized protein LOC120687994, producing MMPAAAATSTGGFRLVLPAAHRRPPPLPSLAISSARGGQGGGKLRAAAEAASGDVVVAGGGGGALLGRPLEDVYKVRVERGAAARARAAALRMMETWSLWRTGGRCRMPWDWQVDQLVYIVSGEVKVIPAGAVHGDDYMHFVAGDLVRYPRWFEADLYFDGPYEERYRFLAYGDDN
- the LOC120687993 gene encoding ADP-ribosylation factor-like isoform X1; translated protein: MGQAFRKLFDAFFGNKEMRVVMLGLDAAGKTTILYKLHIGEVLSTVPTIGFNVEKVQYKNVVFTVWDVGGQEKLRPLWRHYFTNTDALIYVVDSLDRERIGRARAEFQAIINDPFMLNSVLLVFANKQDMRGAMTPMEVCEGLGLYDLTNRVWHIQGTCALKGDGLYEGLDWLATTLDEMRASGRITSTSSS
- the LOC120687993 gene encoding ADP-ribosylation factor-like isoform X2; this encodes MGQAFRKLFDAFFGNKEMRVVMLGLDAAGKTTILYKLHIGEVLSTVPTIGFNVEKVQYKNVVFTVWDVGGQEKLRPLWRHYFTNTDALIYVVDSLDRERIGRARAEFQAIINDPFMLNSVLLVFANKQDMKVSICWLSVCLF